The nucleotide sequence TCGATCCCGAGATTCTGGCCGCGGGGGTCGCCTCGTTCCGCCACGCCGCTCTGGTCGGGGTCAAGGACCACACCGGCCAAACCACAGCGATCGGCAAGAAACTGGCCGCGCTGGCCCGCCGGATGACCGAACGCATCGACGACTACCTCCGATTCGCGCACCAGCCAGGACACTGCCCGTTCGACAACAACGCCGCCGAACGGGAAGTCCGCATGGTCAAAATCCGGCAGAAAATCTCCGGCGCGATGCGCACCCTGACCGGCGCGGAGCAGTTCTGCCACCTGCGCTCATATCTCGCCACCGCCGCCAAACACGGCATCAATCTCTACGACGCCCTCGTCCAGCTAACATCGGGCCGACCCTGGATCCCCGCAATCAACTGATGACCTGAGTAGTCACAAAGTGACCACCTAGGTCTGGTGGGTCTGCTGAATAGTTCCAGTGGATGTTTCTGGTTAAAGCAGGTCAGTCACGATAAGGGGAGCCAATCTGGCACTGGCGGCTTTATGCACGACGAGTGGGAACGGTTTTACGAGTTTACTGCTACAAAGTTGCAGGAGTTTCCGCTGCCGAAGGCGTACCCGTTGGAGTTGGCGCGGGAGTTGGATGCGGCGGCGCAGCGCTTGACGGCGGTGAGCCCGGCGGCGGTCGCGGAGGAGGGCGTGCCGACGCGGGAGCGGTTGTCCGCTGCGGAGGCTGAGTGGCAGTCGACGCGGGGACGGATGATCGCGCTCCAAGAGGAGCTGGACTGGCAGGTCTACCACCAGTATGGGTTGTTGCCGGACGAGCTGACCGCGCCAGCCGAGTCTGTGCCGGCGTTGCGGCTTGGCGAGCGTGCCTTCGAGATCGTGCTCGCTCGCAAGATGGCGGAGGGTAAGGCTGAGACGCAGTGGTTCGCTCGGCATGGGTCGACGCCGATCACCGAGCTGCCGCAGCACTGGTCGCCCGAGTATCGGGCGGTGGTGGAGAACCGGATCGCGGTCATCCAGCAGAACCGCTACCTGGCGCTGATCGAGCGGCCCGAGTGCAAGCGGCGGTGGGCCACCGAGGGCTGGGACCGGATGCTCGACAAGGCGCTACGGGACTGGCTGTTGGACCGGTGCGAGGCGCGTGAACTGTGGTACGCCCCGGACGAGAATGGCGTTCCGCAGCCTCGTCCGCTGTCGGTCGCGCAGCTTGGGGACGAGCTGCATCGGGATCCGGACTTCCTCGCCGTGGCGGACCTCTACGACCCGGGCAAGGAGCTGTCGGTCCTGCTCACCGAGCTGATTGAACCCGAGCACGTGCCGTACCTGGCGGCGTTGCGCTACACCGCCACTGGGCTGGAGAAGCGGGCCGGCTGGGAGCACGTGTGGGACCTGCAACGGCAGGAGGACTCGGCGCCCGACGAGCCGGCCAAGCGGAAGATTCGTGACCAGATCCCGGTGCCGGAGAAGTACAAGCCGGCCGACTTCCGCAAGAACAGCTACTGGAGCAACCGGGGCAAGCTCGACGTGCCGAAGGAGCGGTTCATCTCTTACCCGCAGGCGGGCCGGGACAACGATCCGTCGCTGCTGATCGGCTGGGCTGGCTGGGACCATCGGGAGCAGGCGCAGGCGCTGGCCGTACTCATCGTGCAGCGTGATGAGCAGGCAGGCTGGTCGGGGGAGAAGTTGACACCCCTGCTGGCTGGGTTGCGGGAGGTAATGCCCTGGGTGAAGCAGTGGCACGGCGAGTTCGACCCGGAGATCGGTGACTCGCCCGACGCTATATATGACGGCTTCCTCGCCGACCGGCTTAATGTTCACGGCCTCACCGGCAGTGATCTAACGGCGTGGGGCCCTCCTGCCGCAGCACGGGGCCGACGACGGGGCTGATCCCTCGCTCAGAGTTACTGCACTGGGAAGTCTTCTCAGCTACGGGTTGCTTCCGGTGCAAACCCTGGCTCGTCCGGGAACCAAGGTCGCAAACCCGACAAGAAAAATGCCTCACTGGCCGCGCTGTCTCGGCGACCGGTGGCCATACCGCAACTAAAGGTTGTGCTGCGCAGTACGCAGGGTCATTGCGTTCTGGGGTAGCTGCTGGTCATTGCAGTGATGAGGTCGTGCGGGCGACGGTCGGCGCGTCTGGTGGCGCGGGCGATGTTGGTATCGCCGTTGGTGCGGTGGTAACTGGCCGCGGTGTTACGTAGCGTCGCCATGATTGCGGGGCCGGTGCCGGTTCTGGCTTGGTGGAGGTCTTCACGGAACGTGACGTCGCGGACATGATGGACCTGATTCTCGATCAGCCACTCGTTTCGGGCCCAGGACTGCAGGTCCGCGGGTTGGGCGTGCTCGGCGGGGAGGGAGATGGTGTAGTAGGCGGTTTCCCTGGTGGTCTTGCCCTTGAGGGTGCGGGTGCGGGTGATCCGGACGGCCTGCTCGGCGTGAGGGAACAGCAGACCGCCGGGGGTGGCTACGGTGAGCGCCTTGACCGTGCGGGTCTCCCGCCGGCCGTGACCGGTTTCGCGGCGTCGGTCACCCACCGGGACCTGGGCCCAGGGCAAGGCCTTGAGCTGGGCAAACACGGTCGGCTGGTTACCTTTGACCGGGATGAGCAGGTCGGCGCCGCGAGCGGCGACCTCGGTCGCGTGGCTGGTCTGTGTATGGAGGGCGTCGGCCACGAAGATGAGGCCGTCCAGGCTACCCAGAACCTGTTCGACCGCGTCCAGCAGTGGGGTGAACGCGGGGATTTCGTTGCTTTTCGCGGCCACGGTGACCTGAGCGAGCACGATGCCGGTGCTGGTGTCCAGCGCGGACAGCAGGTGGACCCGGCTGCCATCGGCGCGGCGGGCGCCGCGCATGGTCTTGCCGTCGATGGCGATGACGATCCGGTACCGCCGAGGTCGGGGCGTGACCGGAGGCGGGACGCGGGTACGCAGCCAGTCGGCGAGCACGGTGGCCAGCAGGTCAGCGTCCAACCTGGTCAGCAGCCGCCAGATCGTGGTCGCGGCCGGGACGGCGCGGATGAACCCGAGCCGGGCCCTGGCGAGGTCATCGAGGTCGTGCAGCCAGTCCGCGATGGCCGCGAACGATGATGCGCCGGCGGTCACGGCGCACACCGCGACGGTCAGTAGCCCGACGAGCGGGTAACGCGCCCCACGCGGGGACCGGGGGTCCGCGATGGTGGCCAACGAGTGCTGGAGCCCAGCTTCTTCACCCTCGGTGACAAGGCGCGGTGGCGAGTCGGTGGGGGTGCGAACTGCGGACAGTACCTGAATCGGGCATGCTGACATCGCGGGTGAGGTCCTCAAGGTGTCCGGGAGCGTCGAGAACTCCATGATCACCTACAGGCCTCACCCGCCTTCCTCAACCCCGCAAGGGTCCGCCCACCCCGGGAATCCCCAGTTCAACGGCCACTCGACCAAACACGCAATAGCCCTGGCGCAGTACGCGCCTCGATTGGTTGCCACCTGATTAGATGCTGCCAGAAGACGGTTGTGGGAATGCGCTTCTGGAAGCCCTGTGGCACGGTCGTGAGGGCTCTTTACCGTGCGGGGTGAATGAGCGTTAGCTTGAAGGCGGCCACAGTATGAACATGCCCGATAATTCGGCCCAGAACCAGCCTCCGGTGGGCCAACAGTTGCCCCCTACTGCTCAATTTCAGCAGGTTCCTGGACCGCATCCGCTGCCTCCTGCAGGCTGGCAGTCATCCGTTCCGTCACAAGGACCCAATACCCGTGGGCGTCCGTCCTGGCTCATGCCCACTCTTATTGGTGCGGCCGCGTTTGTCGTGCTGTGTTGTGGTGGCACTATCGCCTTGGGATTAGCCGGTGATACTGGCAAAAATACGGAGTCCGCCAGCGGTGTTTCAGTAGTCACTCCCACTGCGTCGGCTTCGGAGGCGGAAGTCCCGACCCCGTCAAGCCCGGCACAGGTCAACCCGAAACCCTCCAAGACCCCTGACCTGCCGCTTCCGACCAAAGCAAAGACCTTTGGAATCGGTGACAAGGTACGGGGTGGGGACTTCGAGTTCACGGTGCACAAAGTGAAGTGCGGGATTTCCCGTGTCGGTAACGACTTCCTCAATGTCAAGGCGCAGGGCAGCTACTGTCAGATTACCGTGACCGCGAAGAACGTCACCAAAAAAGCTCACCTGTTCCACGCCGACAGCACTCTTACTGCCCAGGACAGGGCCGGTCGGGAGTACAGCCCAGATGGACAGGCTGGTATTTACGGCAACCAGGATGCGCAGGGCTTCCTCGACGAGATCAACCCGGGAAACTCGGTGCGTGCGAATGTCTATTTCGATGTCCCCAATGGCACGAAACTGAAGTCCGTAACTTTTAGTGCCGGTCTGTTCACGCTGGCGGAGGATGCTGTTGTCAGTCTCTGACCCGTCGCCAAGATAACTCCGTGGTCGGGGAGGACTGCGTCTGCATCTGATAATCACAGGACCGATCAGAGTCTGGCCAGCGCGGTGCATGACGAGGACAAGCAACGACTTACTGGGAACAGGACGAGCGGGTAGACGTCGAACCTCGCGGTGCCTGTGCAGCCGTGGCACCCTTCGATCCACCCTGTTACTGATCGCTCACGAGCGACTACTGTAGACGCGGGCTGACGACGGGGAGGCGGGTCTTGGGGCAGCGGCGTGCGTCGAAGGCTCTGCAACTGTCTCTCCTGGTCGTGGCTGTGCTCCTCGAACTCGCGACAAACGTCCTCGCCAACGACGACAGCTCCTGGTTCGTTGGCCTGATGAAGACGGTCGCGGGGCCGGCGCTGATCATTTTGCTGGCCGGGCTGCTCGTGGGAAACGCGGTCGTGTACTGGTGGGAGAACCCACGCAGTAGACGGCTGACCTGGAACGCGGACCGTTCGCCGTACCCGGGCCTTGCGGCCTTCCAGGAGGAGGACGCGGCCGTCTTCTTCGGCCGAGGGGCGCAGGTCTCGGATCTCGTAACTCGGCTACACGCCCTTGGCGCCGAAGGCTCCTCCCGGTTCGTTTGCGTCACCGGTGCCTCGGGTAGCGGGAAGTCCTCCCTGGTACATGCCGGAGTAGTGCCGCGTCTGCGGCGCCATCGGTGGCACGTCTTGCCGGCAGTCGCTCCGGCCGGGGAGCCGCTGACCCGGATGGCGTCGATGGCAGCAGACCTGTCCGGTGGTGACCGCGTGGCACTGCTGCGGGAGCTGCGTTCCCGGCCAGACAGTCTCACGCAGGTTCTGGCCAGGTGGCGGGCCGGTAGCGGCAACCGATACGGGCGGGTGCTGCTGGTCATCGATCAGATCGAGGAACTGTTCACCCTGTCTGGACCAACCGAGCGGGAACTGTTCCTCGACCGGATCGCGTCCGCACTGGCCGCGGACCGGCGGCTGTGGGTGCTGGCCACCCTGCGGGTCGAGTTTCTGGCGGATGTCCTCGCCGGTGCACACGCGTCGCTGTTCGCCGCGCCAGTGGCGTTGGGCACCGTCCGCCCCGCCGACCTGGTGGCAGTCATCGAGCAGCCGGCCCGGCTCGCGGGGATGAGCTTCGAGCCCGGACTGGTCGACGAGATCGTCGAAGACACCGGCACGGCGGACGCGCTGCCGCTGCTGGCGTACCTGTTGCAGGAGTTGTATCTGGCAACCGGTCCGGATCGGGTGGCGACCCGGCGGGTGTACCAGGAGTTGGGTGGGGTCGCCGGTGCCCTGGCGCGGCAGGCGGACACGGTCCTCGCCGAGCTGCGCAACTACCACGAACCGGAGACGATCCTGGCCACCCTGCTGCGCCTGGTGGCGATGGAGGGTCCGGAGCCGACCCGGCGGAGGGTGCCGACCACCGAGTTGGCCGCCGACGAGCGACGGATAGTGCAGGTGTTCACCGATGCACGGCTGTTGACCACCGATGTCTCCGACGGCGTACCGATCGTGCAGGTTGCCCACGAGGCGCTGTTCCGGCAGTGGCCGCCGTTGCGGCAGCAGGTCGCCGCACGGGCGGAGGCGTTGAAGCGACGGACAGAACTGGACCGCTGGGCGGGCGACTGGCTGCGGTCCGGGCGCAGCCCGGACTATCTGCTCACCGGCGCTCGGCTTGAGCTGGCAGGGCAGTGGCTGGAGGCGATGACCTCAGCCGGCCAGGACTCGCCGAGCGCCCGCGCGCTGGTGGAGGCGTCGCAGGCCCGGGACACCGCGTTCCTGCGCCGGGTGTCGGAGTCGGTCGGCAGGTACGCGATGACCAACATCGACCGATATCCGGAGCTGGCGATCCTGCTCACCTCGGCGGCGCTCGTCGAATGCCCGCCCACGCCGATCGCTCGGCACGCGCTGATGGCGGCTCTGGCGTTCAGCCATGGTGAGGCCGTGCTCGCCGGCCACACCGACGCGGTACGCGGGGTCGCCTGGTCACCCGACGGGCGGCACCTGGCGAGCGCCTCACGAGATGGCACGGCGCGGATCTGGCACACCGACGGCGAAACGGTGCTGCGGGTGCTGCGCGGGCATACCGGAATGGTCGAGGCCATCGCCTGGTCACCGGATGCGACGACGGTCGCGACGGCGTCTCGGGATGCCACGGTCAGGGTCTGGAACGCGGAAACCGGGGCCACGATCCAGGTGTTGGAGTGCGGCGACTCCGCGCGAGGGGTGGCATGGTCGCCGGACGGCACACTGCTTGCCGGCACAAGCCGTGATCAGGCTGTGCGACTCTGGGACACCGCCACCTGGCAGCTCCGGAACACCCTCACCGAACATAGCGGTGATGTCTGGGGTGTCCACTGGGCGCCCGACTCCACCCGCCTCGCTACTGCCTCGCACGACCGCACCGTAATCGTGTGGGACGTGGCCACTGGTCGCCCGACTGTCACGTTGCGCGGGCACCAGGACTTCGTCGAAGCGGTGGCGTGGTCGCCGGACGGGCAGTCGATCGCGACCGGCTCGGGAGATCACACCATCCGGTTCTGGAATCCACGCACAGGTGACCAGCAGACGTCTCTCGGTGGTTACCGCGATCCCATCTGGTCGATCGCGTGGACACCTGATGGGGAACGGATCGTGTCCGCCAGCGGCGACGGTACGGCCCAGGTGTGGGACGTACACCGGTCGCGAGAAGTCGCGGGGCTGCGCGGGCACTCGCAGACCCTCTGGTGTGTGGCGGTTTCTCCGGACGGCCATCGCGTCATCACCGGCTCCGGAGACAACACCGCTCGGCTCTGGTCCTTGCACCCACCAGGGGCGGAGCGGGCGAGCCTGGCTGACCATCGGGATCGTGTCACCGCGGTCGCCGTGTCGAGTGCCGGCGTGGTGGTGACCGGTTCGTCTGACGCCAGCGTTCGCCGATGGCGTCCTTTCGCGTCCAGCCGTTCAACCGTCGCGGTCGGCGCGCCCGTCATCGCGCTGGCGCTGCCCCGAGCTGCCGACCCTGCGGCCGTCGCGTTGCAGGACGGCTCAGTGCGCCTCATCCACTCCGACGGGGAAGACGTGCTGCTCGCCGACGGCTTGGAGTACGAGTCGATCGCCTGGTCACCGGACGGGACGAGGCTTGCCGCCGGTGGCAAGGACAACACCATCCATCTCTTCGACGCACGTACGCGAGCGGCTGCCGGCACACTTCGGGGCCACACTGACTGGGTCGGAGCGTTGGCCTTCTCGCCCAGCGGACGCTATCTGGCGTCAGGCTCCGATGACCGAGTCGTACGTGTGTGGGACATGGAGAACCCGAGCAACGTGATCGTCTTGGCCGGGCACCAAAACTATGTCGACGGGGTGTGCTGGGCTCCCGACGAACGATCCCTCGCCAGTTGCTCGGCCGACTGGACCACTCGCGTCTGGGATCTGCCCGCAGGCACCTGCGCCCAGGTGCTCACCGGACACGAACGCCGGGTGCGGGCTGTCGCATGGTCCCCCGATGGCCGCTGGCTGGCCTCCGGGTCCGACGACCGCACCGTCCGCCTCTGGTCGCACGATCACGAGTTCCGGTCTGAGATTATCGGCGTACACCGCGACGCCGTCACCAGCATCGCCTGGATGCCGGACGGTGAGCAGGTGGTCACCGGGTCAGTGGACGCAACCGCTCGTGTCTGGG is from Micromonospora sp. WMMD1102 and encodes:
- a CDS encoding AAA family ATPase, coding for MAVLLELATNVLANDDSSWFVGLMKTVAGPALIILLAGLLVGNAVVYWWENPRSRRLTWNADRSPYPGLAAFQEEDAAVFFGRGAQVSDLVTRLHALGAEGSSRFVCVTGASGSGKSSLVHAGVVPRLRRHRWHVLPAVAPAGEPLTRMASMAADLSGGDRVALLRELRSRPDSLTQVLARWRAGSGNRYGRVLLVIDQIEELFTLSGPTERELFLDRIASALAADRRLWVLATLRVEFLADVLAGAHASLFAAPVALGTVRPADLVAVIEQPARLAGMSFEPGLVDEIVEDTGTADALPLLAYLLQELYLATGPDRVATRRVYQELGGVAGALARQADTVLAELRNYHEPETILATLLRLVAMEGPEPTRRRVPTTELAADERRIVQVFTDARLLTTDVSDGVPIVQVAHEALFRQWPPLRQQVAARAEALKRRTELDRWAGDWLRSGRSPDYLLTGARLELAGQWLEAMTSAGQDSPSARALVEASQARDTAFLRRVSESVGRYAMTNIDRYPELAILLTSAALVECPPTPIARHALMAALAFSHGEAVLAGHTDAVRGVAWSPDGRHLASASRDGTARIWHTDGETVLRVLRGHTGMVEAIAWSPDATTVATASRDATVRVWNAETGATIQVLECGDSARGVAWSPDGTLLAGTSRDQAVRLWDTATWQLRNTLTEHSGDVWGVHWAPDSTRLATASHDRTVIVWDVATGRPTVTLRGHQDFVEAVAWSPDGQSIATGSGDHTIRFWNPRTGDQQTSLGGYRDPIWSIAWTPDGERIVSASGDGTAQVWDVHRSREVAGLRGHSQTLWCVAVSPDGHRVITGSGDNTARLWSLHPPGAERASLADHRDRVTAVAVSSAGVVVTGSSDASVRRWRPFASSRSTVAVGAPVIALALPRAADPAAVALQDGSVRLIHSDGEDVLLADGLEYESIAWSPDGTRLAAGGKDNTIHLFDARTRAAAGTLRGHTDWVGALAFSPSGRYLASGSDDRVVRVWDMENPSNVIVLAGHQNYVDGVCWAPDERSLASCSADWTTRVWDLPAGTCAQVLTGHERRVRAVAWSPDGRWLASGSDDRTVRLWSHDHEFRSEIIGVHRDAVTSIAWMPDGEQVVTGSVDATARVWAIEVDPQELAAAARSRVFRGLTADERRAHLLPVQHE
- a CDS encoding DUF4352 domain-containing protein; this encodes MPDNSAQNQPPVGQQLPPTAQFQQVPGPHPLPPAGWQSSVPSQGPNTRGRPSWLMPTLIGAAAFVVLCCGGTIALGLAGDTGKNTESASGVSVVTPTASASEAEVPTPSSPAQVNPKPSKTPDLPLPTKAKTFGIGDKVRGGDFEFTVHKVKCGISRVGNDFLNVKAQGSYCQITVTAKNVTKKAHLFHADSTLTAQDRAGREYSPDGQAGIYGNQDAQGFLDEINPGNSVRANVYFDVPNGTKLKSVTFSAGLFTLAEDAVVSL
- a CDS encoding ISAs1 family transposase; the encoded protein is MATIADPRSPRGARYPLVGLLTVAVCAVTAGASSFAAIADWLHDLDDLARARLGFIRAVPAATTIWRLLTRLDADLLATVLADWLRTRVPPPVTPRPRRYRIVIAIDGKTMRGARRADGSRVHLLSALDTSTGIVLAQVTVAAKSNEIPAFTPLLDAVEQVLGSLDGLIFVADALHTQTSHATEVAARGADLLIPVKGNQPTVFAQLKALPWAQVPVGDRRRETGHGRRETRTVKALTVATPGGLLFPHAEQAVRITRTRTLKGKTTRETAYYTISLPAEHAQPADLQSWARNEWLIENQVHHVRDVTFREDLHQARTGTGPAIMATLRNTAASYHRTNGDTNIARATRRADRRPHDLITAMTSSYPRTQ